DNA sequence from the Leptospirillum ferrooxidans C2-3 genome:
AACGGATTCGGAATTTCCGGAGAAGGTTATGTCCGCTTCGCCCTGACGGTCGATACGCCGAGACTAAAGGAAGCCATCGACAGGATTGTGAATGAGGGGCTCTTTACCCCCAAAAACTAGCCGGAGAAAAAACATGTTTCCTTTTTCCTGTTTTTCCGGGAAATCAGGGTGATTGCAGGAGTTTCACTCGGAGGAAATCTTCCCGGGTCGAGAATAGCAATTGAAAGATGTCTCTCCAGTATGTTTCAAAGCTCTTTTTTCAGATTGACAGGAATGTCTTCTTTTGCCCGGACACTGGCTTGGGGAACTCCGGCTCCTTCCTATGACAATGTTGTTGTTGTCGGGGTGACCAGGCTATGTGTTCCGGGTTTTTTTAACTGGCTCAATGAACTTGAACGAAAAGTCCCCAGAAGAGGTAAGGGAAGGCTCTGGCCTCGTATCCTGGATATCGACTTTCTTTTTTCCTTTCCTCCATCATCCGGTCACCCACCGGATCTGATTCTCCCTCACCATGCGTTGCCATCGCGGGAAACCTTGCGCCATCTTCTTGATGAAGCATCCCGTCAGGCTAGGCTGCCTTCGGATCTTCGTGACAGTTTATGTGGAACTCTATCGTCCGGTTCTCCCCCCGGGAGCGCTCCGATTGCCAGGCCAGGTGCTTTTTTCTGGAAAAGGGGGTTTGATCATTGACTGGAAAAGGACTTTTTCTGGAGACAATCTCCCGGTCGGTTGATCAGGAGGATCTGCTTGCCGGAAGGGCTTCCTTCAATTTTTTGGAGGCAAGAGACCGGCTTCTGGGATGGTACGGTAATGTTGCGAGAAAGCTGCCGTGGAGGGACCCCATTACCCCCTACAGGGTCTGGGTGTCGGAAATCATGTTGCAACAGACGACTGTTTCTGCTGTGGTCGGATATTTTGAGCGTTTTATGGTGCGATTCCCTTCGGTTGATCTTTTGGCAGAGTCTTCGGAGAACGATCTCCTGAAACTCTGGGAAGGACTGGGATATTACCAA
Encoded proteins:
- a CDS encoding 2-amino-4-hydroxy-6-hydroxymethyldihydropteridine diphosphokinase; the encoded protein is MIAGVSLGGNLPGSRIAIERCLSSMFQSSFFRLTGMSSFARTLAWGTPAPSYDNVVVVGVTRLCVPGFFNWLNELERKVPRRGKGRLWPRILDIDFLFSFPPSSGHPPDLILPHHALPSRETLRHLLDEASRQARLPSDLRDSLCGTLSSGSPPGSAPIARPGAFFWKRGFDH